One part of the Marinobacter sp. M3C genome encodes these proteins:
- a CDS encoding transporter substrate-binding domain-containing protein: MKAAHVLILCWLLSGLHTPLRAEPANILGAPVVVGAPAASASPFNDPQLAAQPPLGLAPESADRLWLAEHERVTVSVKAEQVPLAFNTGSGSLAGIYIDYLAKLSIKLGVPVEPRPPGSDVDAALVTRFSDAPPATDFVYTQPLMSLTYGLFARAGDGIIRNLADLENSRVAVISNDVNQYPLLDPVENFEPVMVADVAEAVNVVLSGQAVGFLGPVPVVSDYLQSARVNGISLAVLPDQKTIDVVLRLPASEAESPLLRLLNDAIARIDRNEHRQVLEAWLTTEVPPQEKPGNDLSARDLAWLKGNSNLVVAYRTDWPPFEFQQDGKPAGLVPDLMSRLEAKLGVRFQNTAPVDRLQAEEQLKTGEVDILPGISRTPRTEQDFLFTRPYLTVPIALAIRDDGRFIGDLRELRQEKVGVVNRHAAHDYLLINHPNLNIYPVTSVEEGLLALSNGDLDVMVTHIPAVSYTVTRLGLTNLRITSVTPYEYELRLAVRKNNPDLQRILNKALSSMESVETESIYNRWIHLDIEQATDYTVVRRVILLAVVVVLIFLYWNRKLSREVDERIRSENALRRSEDELRAAKLEAERLAREAEAASLTKSEFLANMSHEIRTPMNAVIGYSDLLSNTVTDPQQRNYLDAIRAGSRALLMLINDILDLSRIEAGKMRLDYAPVSIRRMLGDVLHIFDLRARDQGVTLEVSVGKKMPAALMLDETRLRQVLFNLAGNAIKFTHEGGVTVRAKASPLPKQSYPPGTKPGEPEHPRYRLEITVTDTGIGIATDQQERIFDAFEQQEGQNSRRYGGTGLGLAISRKLALMMGGELTLKSTLDEGSVFKLILPDVASTGEEVEEEGKPEEGERLLAQTLSMQERGWLRQQLAEDFGDEWESVRKSGDPEKMRDFAERLVAWGQRYRSHSVSSYSEKLLADVLAFNLDAVNSSLESFPRLLGQD; encoded by the coding sequence GTGAAGGCTGCGCATGTTCTAATTTTGTGCTGGCTGTTAAGCGGGCTTCATACTCCGCTGCGCGCCGAGCCGGCGAACATACTGGGTGCTCCGGTTGTAGTCGGAGCCCCGGCTGCCAGCGCCAGCCCGTTTAACGACCCTCAGCTTGCCGCTCAGCCGCCCCTGGGCCTGGCGCCGGAAAGCGCCGACCGGCTTTGGTTGGCCGAACACGAGCGGGTGACCGTGTCGGTTAAGGCGGAGCAGGTGCCGCTGGCGTTTAATACCGGGAGCGGTTCCCTGGCTGGCATCTATATCGATTACCTGGCCAAGCTGTCGATAAAATTGGGCGTGCCGGTAGAGCCACGGCCGCCGGGTAGTGACGTGGATGCCGCACTGGTGACCCGTTTCAGCGATGCGCCTCCAGCCACCGATTTTGTGTATACCCAGCCCTTGATGTCGTTAACTTATGGCTTGTTCGCCCGCGCCGGTGACGGCATTATTCGCAACCTGGCAGACTTGGAAAACAGCCGGGTGGCGGTGATTAGCAACGATGTGAATCAATACCCGCTGCTTGATCCCGTGGAGAACTTTGAACCAGTTATGGTGGCCGACGTTGCCGAGGCGGTGAACGTGGTGCTGTCAGGGCAGGCGGTTGGGTTTTTGGGGCCGGTGCCGGTTGTATCGGATTATCTGCAATCGGCGCGCGTGAATGGCATTAGCCTGGCTGTCCTGCCAGACCAGAAAACCATTGATGTTGTGTTGCGGCTACCCGCGAGCGAAGCCGAATCACCCCTGTTGCGACTGCTCAACGACGCCATAGCCCGCATTGACCGCAACGAGCACCGCCAAGTGCTGGAAGCCTGGCTGACCACGGAAGTGCCGCCCCAGGAAAAGCCCGGCAACGACCTGTCAGCGCGGGATTTGGCCTGGCTCAAGGGCAACTCCAATTTGGTTGTGGCCTACCGCACAGATTGGCCGCCATTCGAGTTTCAGCAGGATGGAAAGCCCGCGGGCCTAGTACCGGATTTGATGTCGCGGCTGGAAGCCAAGCTGGGCGTGCGCTTTCAGAACACCGCGCCGGTTGACCGGTTGCAGGCTGAAGAACAGCTCAAAACCGGCGAAGTGGATATTTTGCCGGGCATTTCACGCACTCCCCGCACAGAACAGGATTTTCTGTTTACCCGGCCCTACCTGACCGTACCTATTGCTCTGGCGATCCGCGACGACGGCCGTTTCATCGGCGATTTGCGTGAACTACGCCAGGAAAAAGTGGGGGTGGTGAATCGCCATGCCGCTCACGATTACCTGTTGATCAATCATCCGAATCTGAATATCTATCCGGTGACCAGCGTGGAAGAAGGCTTGCTGGCGCTGTCGAACGGCGATCTGGACGTTATGGTAACGCACATTCCGGCGGTCAGTTACACCGTAACCCGTCTAGGGTTAACCAATCTGCGCATTACCAGCGTGACGCCCTATGAATACGAATTGCGATTGGCGGTGCGCAAAAACAATCCTGATTTGCAACGCATTCTCAACAAAGCGTTGAGTAGCATGGAAAGCGTGGAAACCGAATCCATTTACAACCGCTGGATTCACCTGGATATCGAACAGGCGACCGATTACACCGTGGTGCGCCGGGTGATTCTGCTGGCGGTGGTGGTGGTGCTGATATTCTTGTACTGGAATCGCAAACTGTCGCGGGAAGTGGACGAGCGAATCCGCTCGGAAAACGCGCTGCGGCGCAGTGAAGATGAACTGCGGGCGGCTAAGCTTGAGGCCGAGCGGTTGGCGCGGGAAGCGGAAGCCGCTAGTCTGACAAAAAGTGAGTTTCTGGCCAACATGTCCCACGAAATTCGGACCCCGATGAACGCGGTGATCGGCTACAGCGATTTGTTGAGCAATACGGTAACAGACCCACAGCAGCGTAATTATCTGGACGCCATTCGCGCCGGTAGCCGCGCATTGCTGATGCTGATTAACGACATTCTGGACTTGTCACGAATTGAAGCGGGCAAAATGCGGCTGGATTATGCGCCGGTGTCTATACGCAGGATGCTCGGCGATGTGTTGCACATTTTCGACCTGCGTGCCCGGGACCAAGGCGTTACCCTGGAGGTCAGCGTGGGTAAGAAGATGCCGGCAGCGCTGATGCTGGACGAAACACGCCTGCGCCAGGTGCTTTTCAACCTGGCGGGTAACGCTATAAAATTTACCCACGAGGGTGGGGTGACGGTACGCGCCAAGGCCAGCCCCTTACCAAAGCAGAGCTATCCGCCGGGCACCAAACCCGGAGAACCCGAGCACCCGCGCTACCGGCTGGAAATTACTGTCACTGACACCGGAATCGGTATTGCGACTGACCAGCAAGAGCGAATTTTTGATGCCTTCGAGCAGCAGGAAGGCCAGAACTCGCGGCGCTACGGCGGCACTGGCCTGGGGTTGGCCATCAGCCGTAAACTGGCGCTAATGATGGGCGGAGAACTGACCCTGAAAAGCACCCTGGACGAAGGTTCAGTGTTCAAGCTGATTCTTCCTGACGTGGCCTCAACCGGCGAAGAAGTCGAGGAAGAAGGCAAGCCGGAAGAAGGTGAGCGCCTACTGGCGCAGACTTTGAGTATGCAGGAGCGGGGTTGGTTGCGGCAGCAGTTGGCGGAAGATTTTGGTGACGAGTGGGAAAGCGTGCGCAAAAGCGGTGATCCGGAGAAAATGCGCGATTTCGCCGAACGCCTGGTGGCCTGGGGCCAGCGCTACCGTTCGCACTCGGTATCCAGCTATAGCGAAAAGCTGTTGGCAGACGTGTTGGCATTCAACCTTGATGCGGTGAATAGTTCATTAGAGTCGTTCCCGCGTCTGCTGGGCCAGGATTAA
- a CDS encoding GGDEF domain-containing protein: MSAELSWKDQYLRELDAAEHREQQWQQHRMLLERMLVRTSLGLKGQSGELDQLLDSVRDQVRSPSIDVERWEALQTKIDCQMVLLEQAEFASQGSDACPTADSMDLGQDGERLRIARRVGQLVEQIVSEIPISAEAEKKARALQQILLYSEDWSALRKGLRDVAELVMMAIKQCRAQFDEFIQQLDHRLAVLRQSFVAHTSAQSGRLSASEALGRDLQGGITRLSQHIQSSNNLDQLKHSVAAHLDDIAQSVVHFRERESEREKALATQLETMQQKIVTMETESELMREQVLKERRRANTDMLTQLPNRDSWHDRLQLEVERWQRYKGEMTIAIVDIDLFKRINDSYGHKAGDRVLQLLARELKKGLRSTDFIARIGGEEFVVLLPETTGIQAKQVIDGLRANVAKLPFHFSNQPVTITFSAGIASIRSGDDEDTLFERADRTLYIAKNAGRNQVKISAD; the protein is encoded by the coding sequence ATGAGCGCAGAGTTGTCTTGGAAAGACCAATATCTACGGGAGTTGGATGCGGCCGAACACCGTGAGCAACAGTGGCAACAGCACCGCATGTTGCTTGAGCGAATGCTGGTGCGGACCAGCTTGGGTCTGAAGGGGCAGTCTGGCGAGCTTGACCAGCTATTAGATAGCGTTCGTGACCAAGTACGTAGTCCCTCTATTGACGTTGAGCGCTGGGAGGCGTTGCAAACAAAGATTGATTGCCAAATGGTGCTTCTGGAACAAGCGGAATTTGCTTCACAAGGTTCTGATGCTTGCCCTACCGCAGATTCTATGGACTTGGGCCAGGACGGCGAGCGCCTGCGTATTGCACGCCGTGTTGGCCAGTTAGTGGAACAAATCGTCAGCGAGATACCGATAAGTGCAGAAGCGGAAAAAAAAGCCCGCGCTCTGCAGCAGATTCTGCTTTATAGCGAAGATTGGAGCGCGTTGCGTAAAGGTCTGCGCGATGTGGCTGAATTGGTGATGATGGCTATTAAGCAATGCCGCGCCCAGTTTGACGAATTTATTCAACAGCTTGACCATCGCCTGGCCGTGCTGCGCCAGAGCTTTGTAGCGCATACGTCCGCACAAAGTGGCCGGCTGAGTGCATCAGAGGCGTTGGGCCGGGATTTGCAGGGCGGGATAACGCGCCTGAGCCAGCACATTCAAAGCAGTAACAACCTCGATCAGCTGAAACATTCTGTGGCTGCTCATCTGGACGACATAGCCCAGTCAGTCGTCCACTTTCGCGAGCGCGAAAGTGAACGTGAAAAAGCCCTGGCGACTCAGCTGGAAACCATGCAGCAGAAAATCGTCACCATGGAAACCGAGTCTGAGCTGATGCGCGAACAGGTTCTTAAAGAGCGCCGGCGCGCCAATACCGATATGCTCACCCAGCTACCCAACCGTGACTCCTGGCACGACCGCCTGCAACTCGAGGTCGAGCGGTGGCAACGTTATAAAGGTGAAATGACAATTGCCATTGTCGATATCGACCTCTTCAAGCGCATTAACGATTCTTACGGCCATAAAGCGGGCGACAGGGTGCTGCAACTGCTGGCGCGGGAGTTGAAAAAAGGACTGCGGTCGACAGATTTTATCGCCCGTATTGGCGGTGAGGAATTTGTGGTGTTGCTACCGGAAACCACAGGTATCCAGGCCAAACAAGTCATTGACGGCTTACGCGCCAATGTCGCAAAGTTGCCGTTCCACTTTAGTAATCAGCCGGTTACCATTACCTTTTCGGCAGGGATTGCGAGCATCAGAAGTGGCGATGACGAAGATACCCTGTTTGAACGCGCCGACCGCACGCTTTATATAGCCAAGAATGCCGGCCGCAACCAGGTTAAGATCAGCGCGGACTAA
- the xerC gene encoding tyrosine recombinase XerC, whose product MLWAGDKPRHTGLFQGVDGFIRHLASEKRLSPLTCEHYQRDLLRLQRWLQECYLKHSLNQSQDDSQKHSQEHSEASWQNLSSHDIRRYVAHLSRAGLNGRSIARHLSAIRRFYHYLLREGLAENSPAEGIRAPKSGRRLPVVADVDQLTHLLDAQADDPLELRDVCIFELLYSSGLRLAEVAALDLATVDLAAAQVKVTGKANKQRVLPVGRPALAALQAWLAVRPGLAGAGQQALFVSRRGDRLSHRSIQVRLARWGVVKGADQKLHPHMLRHSFASHLLESSGDLRAVQELLGHADIATTQVYTHLDFQHLASVYDQSHPRAKRRRINHE is encoded by the coding sequence ATGCTCTGGGCCGGTGACAAACCTCGACACACTGGCCTGTTTCAGGGTGTTGACGGCTTCATTCGCCACCTGGCCTCTGAAAAACGCCTGTCACCGCTCACCTGCGAGCATTATCAGCGAGATCTGCTGCGCCTGCAGCGCTGGCTTCAAGAGTGCTATTTAAAGCACTCGCTTAATCAATCTCAAGACGACTCTCAAAAACACTCTCAAGAGCACTCGGAAGCCAGCTGGCAAAACCTCAGCAGTCACGACATCCGCCGTTACGTTGCACACTTGAGCCGTGCGGGCCTGAACGGCCGCAGCATAGCCCGCCACCTTTCAGCCATACGCCGTTTTTACCATTACTTGTTGCGTGAAGGTCTGGCAGAAAATAGCCCGGCGGAAGGTATTAGAGCGCCAAAAAGCGGGCGGCGGTTACCTGTCGTTGCCGATGTAGACCAGCTAACGCACCTGTTGGATGCCCAGGCGGACGATCCGTTGGAATTGCGGGATGTGTGCATTTTTGAATTACTGTATTCTTCCGGTTTACGGTTGGCAGAAGTCGCCGCTTTGGATTTGGCCACGGTAGACCTGGCAGCCGCTCAGGTAAAAGTGACTGGTAAGGCCAATAAGCAGCGCGTTTTGCCCGTTGGGCGACCTGCCCTGGCGGCGCTTCAGGCTTGGTTAGCGGTGCGGCCAGGGCTTGCGGGTGCCGGGCAGCAGGCATTATTTGTCAGCCGCCGCGGCGACCGCCTTAGCCACCGAAGTATTCAGGTGCGACTGGCGCGGTGGGGCGTGGTAAAAGGCGCCGATCAGAAACTGCACCCGCACATGCTGAGGCACTCATTTGCCAGCCACTTGTTGGAATCCAGTGGCGATCTGCGGGCGGTTCAGGAGTTGTTGGGCCATGCGGACATTGCGACCACTCAGGTCTATACTCACTTAGACTTTCAACACCTTGCCAGTGTGTATGACCAAAGTCATCCAAGAGCAAAACGGCGACGAATCAATCATGAATAA
- a CDS encoding DUF484 family protein, whose amino-acid sequence MTDSAARQEAGVPNAEQVAQYLRDNPDFFVGQSDLLRDLTLPHDSGRAISLVERQVHLFREQRDTLRHELVELVGIARQNDQLFQKSKRLLMQIIEAKNLNDMAAVIDDSIRGDFGLDAVSIILFTDGPLPQAAKGALHVVSPAEAHKRLGNLLDGGRAVCGQFRESERAFLFPDRDEPVASVALVPLRNHELVGVFAIGSCVPSYFDQSMGSLFLSYISDTLSRLLPPMVQRHLVALPLTDIAESR is encoded by the coding sequence ATGACAGATTCAGCGGCCCGCCAAGAGGCCGGCGTTCCAAATGCAGAGCAAGTGGCGCAATACCTGCGTGACAACCCTGATTTTTTTGTTGGACAGAGCGACCTGCTGCGCGACCTGACTTTACCCCACGATAGCGGGCGGGCCATTTCGTTGGTTGAGCGCCAGGTTCATCTTTTTCGCGAGCAGCGAGACACTCTGCGTCATGAGCTGGTTGAGTTAGTGGGCATCGCGCGCCAGAATGACCAGCTGTTCCAGAAGAGCAAACGCTTGCTGATGCAGATTATCGAAGCCAAAAATCTGAACGACATGGCGGCGGTGATTGACGACAGTATCCGCGGTGACTTTGGTCTGGACGCGGTCAGTATAATTCTATTTACCGATGGCCCCCTACCGCAGGCGGCTAAAGGCGCCCTGCATGTGGTGTCGCCGGCGGAAGCGCACAAACGGCTGGGTAATTTGCTGGATGGCGGTCGCGCAGTGTGCGGCCAGTTTCGCGAAAGCGAGCGCGCTTTTTTGTTCCCTGATCGCGACGAGCCGGTTGCCTCGGTGGCTCTGGTGCCACTGCGCAACCATGAACTTGTCGGTGTGTTTGCCATTGGCAGCTGTGTACCGAGTTATTTTGACCAGAGCATGGGTTCGCTGTTTTTAAGTTATATCAGCGACACTTTAAGCCGGTTACTACCGCCAATGGTACAGCGCCACTTGGTAGCATTGCCGCTAACCGACATTGCCGAGTCTCGTTGA
- the dapF gene encoding diaminopimelate epimerase gives MSDDGELLVSVDGPVSRRGAGGAFVGSPSAASGGNAGGTLRFTKMHGLGNDFMVVDAISQMFRLRPEMIRELADRHFGIGFDQLLVVEPPGLPDVDFRYRIFNADGSEAEQCGNGARCFARFVRDQRLTNKKVMRVQTAGGIIELRVGKDGLVKVDMGVPRLEPAMVPFSAEEFAPVYNVDVDGQNIELSAVSMGNPHGVLVIDDVDNAPVATLGPLLEKHWRFPAKANIGFMQIVDRSHIRLRVFERGCGETLACGTGACAAVVAGCLRGLLDPQVEVELPGGQLIIEWQGPGAAVMMDGPVANVFEGQLRLPAEPGIRRRKPARTGRQRS, from the coding sequence ATGAGTGACGACGGGGAGCTGTTGGTCAGCGTTGACGGGCCGGTCTCCCGGCGCGGCGCTGGCGGCGCCTTTGTTGGTAGTCCGAGCGCCGCTTCTGGTGGCAATGCGGGCGGCACTCTGCGTTTTACAAAAATGCACGGCCTAGGTAATGATTTTATGGTGGTTGACGCCATCAGCCAGATGTTTCGCCTGCGCCCGGAGATGATTCGCGAGCTGGCCGATCGCCATTTTGGCATCGGTTTTGATCAGCTGCTGGTGGTGGAGCCGCCAGGGCTGCCGGATGTGGATTTTCGCTATCGGATTTTCAATGCCGACGGCTCGGAAGCGGAGCAATGTGGTAATGGAGCCCGTTGTTTTGCCCGTTTTGTGCGCGATCAGCGCCTGACTAACAAAAAAGTGATGCGGGTGCAAACAGCGGGTGGCATTATTGAGCTGCGGGTGGGGAAAGACGGGTTGGTGAAAGTCGATATGGGCGTGCCAAGGCTTGAACCCGCCATGGTGCCGTTCAGCGCTGAAGAATTTGCACCGGTTTACAACGTAGACGTAGATGGCCAGAACATAGAGTTGTCGGCGGTGTCTATGGGCAACCCCCACGGCGTTCTGGTGATTGACGACGTCGACAACGCTCCGGTGGCAACGCTGGGGCCGCTGTTAGAGAAGCATTGGCGCTTTCCTGCCAAAGCCAATATTGGGTTTATGCAGATTGTGGATCGCAGCCATATTCGCTTGCGGGTGTTTGAACGTGGTTGTGGTGAAACTCTGGCTTGCGGCACTGGCGCATGCGCTGCGGTTGTTGCAGGATGTTTGCGGGGTTTGCTCGATCCGCAGGTAGAAGTAGAACTGCCCGGAGGCCAGTTGATTATCGAATGGCAGGGGCCCGGAGCCGCTGTTATGATGGATGGCCCCGTTGCCAACGTTTTTGAGGGCCAGCTGCGACTGCCCGCAGAGCCTGGCATTCGCCGCCGTAAACCCGCCAGAACCGGCAGGCAACGATCCTGA